TTTATCAAGGGCTTTTAAAATTACCTACCGAGCTAAATTACGTCTTTCTAAAGCATTAGAGCGGATTCATAGAGAAATTGAACCAACTATCCACATTCAGCACTGGATCAGTTTTTGTCGCAGCTCTCAGAGAGGATTAATTGGATTTCAAAAATCGGTTCAACAGTTAGTCGAAGAAGACTTCGATGAACTAGAAGAGTTAATTGAAGAGAGAGTATAGCTCTTCAATGAAAATCATTTTTTTTGGCACCTCTTCTTTTGCTGCGCAAATTTTATTTTATCTTGTACAAAATCAAGTTAATGTAATAGCTGTTGTTACGCGTCCCGATCGTCCAACAGGACGATCGTTAAAATCTTCTTTCCCTCCGGTAAAGCAAACCGCAATTCGATTAAATGTACCTATCTTTCAGCCTGAAAAAGCTTCTTCTCCAGAATTTGTTGCACAACTTAAAAGTCTACAAGCTGATCTTTTCATTGTGGTGGCTTATGGAGAGATTGTAAAAAAAGAAGTCTTAGACCTCCCTTCTTTGGGATGTATTAATATCCATGCAAGTCTGCTCCCTAAATATAGGGGAGCTGCTCCTATGCAAAGGTGTCTTATAAATGCAGAAAAAGAAACAGGTATTTCTATTATTGAAATGACTCCAAAAATGGATGCAGGGGATATCATATCTATGCAAAAAATCCCTATTCCTTTTGAAATGACTCATGGTGAGCTTGAAAAAGAGTTATGTGTATTAGCTCAAGAAATGATCTTACAAGTAATTGAGCAATTTAGAAATCATTCTATAAAAAGAATCCCACAAGATCATTCTCAAATGAGTTTAGCTCCAAAAATATCTGCTGAAGAAAAAGAAATTGACTGGGATCTTGATTCTCATCTATTGCATAACCGCATTCGAGCTTTATCCCCCTCCCCGGGTGCTTTTTGCATATTAGAGATAAAAAATCAAAAAAAGCGCCTTAAAATCCTACGCGCATTTCCAGAAAATCTCCCATCCTCAGAAAACCCGGGTTCTCTTGTTACATTAGGTAAAGAAGTAGAGGTTGTCTGCGGACAAGGAATATTGCGTCTTCTGGAAGTGCAACTCGAAGGCAAACGAGCTATGTCAGCATCTGATTGCTTTAATGGTCTTCAAAACCCAAAAATTATTTGATAAAAATTTTTTTTAAATATGCTACTTTCTAATAGATATTTATTTTTACTTAAGCTATAATCATATTCCTTTTAAATTTAAAATCCATTAAATCAAGGTTTGTTATTATGACTTCTCCTATTAAAATTGTTGCTTTACCAGTTCAATATATATGGCATGTGTCTGAAAAGATAGGGCTTAATAAGGCAATGCAAATTGGTTTTAAGTTTTTTAAAAGCTACGGGGATGAGCCAAAGGATTTAGCTAAGCTTTTTCAAGTTTTTAGCGAATGGGCTGTCGTTTTGTGTAAAAACAAATCTACTTTTAAAGGTTTCGAAACAGCTCAAAAAGTAGCTGCCTTTAGCAAGCAGGCAAAGTGTTTCTTAAGTTTTTCAGGAATTTGTACGCAATTAGTAAAAGCAAGAAATGCTTTAGTTCCACTAATCGAGCAAGAAAGAACTTTTACAGCCACAGCTTTGAAAACGGTTATTGATCAAGGAACTGGATTGTGTGCTAGTGCGGTTGATATCATAACGCTTTTGAATCTTCTTGGGTTTATATCTTCAAAAAATAAGTATATGTCAGCAATAAAAATAGGAAATTGTATTGCGACTGTTTTAGGCGCAATTTCACGTTTAGGAAGTGATGCTAATAACTTGCAAGAAGAATATGCACAAGGGCGTCTTGTGTCTAGAGCTAGTTGGAAAAAAACCGTTTCCATATTAGGACACGTCGCTGTTTTCTCTCTAGGGGCTCTCCCCTTGCTAGAACGCTTTAAAGGTTACAAGCCTTTAGATAAAAACTTTTTCTTAAAACTTAGTACAGTTTCTGTATTAAGCACATTATTTAATAAACATATTCAGTCTTTTCAAGTTTGAAGTGCACAGAAGAATTAAAAAAAGAATAGGCAGGCGATGAAAGAATCTCTATTGTGATTTTTAACAATCAAACACAAGGAGAGACCTTGCCTAAAGGCTACCATCACCTAACCTATGACCAAAGATGTCAGATTTATATTTTAAAAGCTAGAGGAGATACATCTAGCTCAATAGCAAACATTCTAAAAGTTCATCATAGCACTATTAGTAGGGAACTTAAGAGAAATAAAGGGCAACGAGGATACCGTCATCAGCAAGCTCAAGAAAAAGCATTTCTTAGAAAAAATTCTCAGCCCAATAAAAAAATGACTCCTCAAATAGTTACCCGTATTGAAGAAAAAATCAAGTTGCAATGGAGCCCTATACAAATATCCGGATGGCTTAAAAGACATGGTAAAGAACATGTTAGTCATGAGACCATCTATAATCATATCTGGAAAGATAAACGACAGGGAGGACAGCTTTATAGAGAGCTCCGTCATCGAGGGAAAAAATATAACAAGCAGAGAAAGGGAGCTTCTGGAAGAGGGAACATGCCTGGTCGTATAGATATTAAGCAACGGCCTTGTATTGTAGAAAAAAAGACTCGTTTAGGAGACTGGGAACTAGATACAGTCATAGGGGCAGGACATAAAGGCGTAATTGTATCAATGGTAGAAAGAACTTCCAAGCTAACTAAGCTCGCCAAAGTTTCTCATAAAACTGCAGAGGAAGTAAGTCAAGCGTTAATTGAACAACTTAAACCTATCAAAGATTTTGTACACACATTAACAGCAGACAACGGAAAAGAATTTGCCTATCACCAAATGGTTAGTTTCGAGCTAGAGACAGACTTCTACTTTGCAACGCCCTACCATTCTTGGGAAAGAGGCTTAAATGAGCATACAAACGGACTAGTTAGGCAATATTTTCCTAAAACACAAAGCTTTTTAGATACGACTTCCAAGGATATAGAAAGGGTGGA
This is a stretch of genomic DNA from Candidatus Rhabdochlamydia oedothoracis. It encodes these proteins:
- the fmt gene encoding methionyl-tRNA formyltransferase, giving the protein MKIIFFGTSSFAAQILFYLVQNQVNVIAVVTRPDRPTGRSLKSSFPPVKQTAIRLNVPIFQPEKASSPEFVAQLKSLQADLFIVVAYGEIVKKEVLDLPSLGCINIHASLLPKYRGAAPMQRCLINAEKETGISIIEMTPKMDAGDIISMQKIPIPFEMTHGELEKELCVLAQEMILQVIEQFRNHSIKRIPQDHSQMSLAPKISAEEKEIDWDLDSHLLHNRIRALSPSPGAFCILEIKNQKKRLKILRAFPENLPSSENPGSLVTLGKEVEVVCGQGILRLLEVQLEGKRAMSASDCFNGLQNPKII
- a CDS encoding IS30 family transposase; protein product: MIFNNQTQGETLPKGYHHLTYDQRCQIYILKARGDTSSSIANILKVHHSTISRELKRNKGQRGYRHQQAQEKAFLRKNSQPNKKMTPQIVTRIEEKIKLQWSPIQISGWLKRHGKEHVSHETIYNHIWKDKRQGGQLYRELRHRGKKYNKQRKGASGRGNMPGRIDIKQRPCIVEKKTRLGDWELDTVIGAGHKGVIVSMVERTSKLTKLAKVSHKTAEEVSQALIEQLKPIKDFVHTLTADNGKEFAYHQMVSFELETDFYFATPYHSWERGLNEHTNGLVRQYFPKTQSFLDTTSKDIERVETLLNNRPRKALNFETPLEVFTRLSTNMLCSGAQ